Proteins from a genomic interval of Chloroflexota bacterium:
- a CDS encoding fused MFS/spermidine synthase, producing the protein MLVTTFFSGMSVLAVEITASRLLAPFFGTSTIIWAVVIGLTLLYLSIGYWIGGMVADRRPRESSLFHIIAIAAFGVGLIPFVAGPVLEISSEAIASLSGGLFFGSLLGVLLLFSVPLTMLGMVSPFAIRLVTRDVQHAGRRAGQVYALSTIGSIVGAFLPVLTLVPTFGTRLTFLLFAWVLLGLALIGARTRVRRVIYAAFAVIIIILWLLIRPGAVRPVDGLVWEGDSAIQFIQVIDDPGRGLRLVLNEGIGTHSIYHPERLLTGGPWDYFLLAPLIGGQTMAEVDSLLVVGLGAGTVSKQYTAVYGDDVQIDGVELDPKVIELGQRYFDMNEPNLRTIAADGRTYLQHSDDRYDVIAVDAYRQPYIPFHLVTREFFQEARDHLRPNGVLALNAGRTGQDFRLVDVLSSTMRAVFPYIYVLDLPTGYNNSLIYGALRPISNEELHAAVQATGDPVLGVIADRPWRLRAVPESTVVYTDDLAPVERLIDDIIVREALGGARGRAR; encoded by the coding sequence GTGCTGGTGACCACGTTCTTCTCCGGCATGTCGGTCCTGGCCGTCGAGATCACGGCCTCGCGCCTGCTGGCGCCGTTCTTCGGCACCAGCACCATCATTTGGGCCGTCGTCATCGGGCTGACGCTGCTGTATCTCTCCATCGGCTATTGGATCGGCGGCATGGTGGCGGATCGGCGACCGCGTGAATCCTCCCTATTTCACATCATCGCCATTGCGGCGTTTGGCGTGGGGTTGATTCCATTCGTCGCCGGCCCGGTGCTCGAAATCTCCTCCGAGGCCATCGCGAGTTTGAGCGGGGGCCTGTTTTTTGGCTCGCTGCTGGGAGTGCTGCTGCTGTTTTCGGTGCCGCTGACCATGCTGGGCATGGTGTCGCCATTTGCGATCCGCCTGGTCACCCGAGATGTGCAGCACGCGGGCCGCCGGGCCGGGCAGGTCTACGCGCTCAGCACCATCGGCAGCATCGTCGGCGCGTTTCTGCCGGTGCTCACCCTGGTGCCGACCTTCGGCACGCGGCTAACGTTCCTCTTGTTTGCCTGGGTGCTGCTGGGCCTGGCGCTGATCGGCGCGCGAACCAGAGTGCGCCGGGTCATTTATGCCGCCTTTGCCGTCATCATCATCATCCTGTGGCTCCTAATCCGGCCCGGCGCCGTGCGGCCCGTGGACGGCTTGGTGTGGGAGGGCGACTCCGCTATACAGTTCATCCAGGTCATTGACGATCCGGGGCGCGGCCTGCGCCTGGTGCTCAACGAGGGCATTGGGACCCACTCCATCTACCACCCCGAGCGTCTGCTCACCGGCGGTCCGTGGGACTACTTCCTGCTGGCGCCGCTCATTGGCGGGCAAACGATGGCCGAGGTGGACTCCCTCCTGGTCGTCGGCCTTGGCGCGGGCACGGTTTCGAAGCAGTACACCGCCGTGTACGGCGACGACGTGCAAATTGACGGCGTCGAGCTCGATCCCAAGGTCATCGAGCTCGGCCAGCGCTACTTCGACATGAATGAACCAAACCTGCGAACCATCGCCGCCGATGGCCGCACCTACCTACAGCATTCGGACGATCGCTATGACGTCATCGCCGTTGATGCCTATCGCCAGCCCTACATTCCGTTTCACCTGGTGACGCGCGAGTTCTTCCAGGAGGCCCGCGATCACCTGCGCCCGAACGGCGTGCTGGCGCTGAATGCCGGACGCACCGGCCAGGATTTCCGGCTCGTCGACGTCCTGTCGTCCACGATGCGGGCCGTCTTCCCGTACATCTACGTGCTCGATCTCCCCACCGGCTACAACAACAGCCTGATCTACGGCGCCTTGCGCCCAATCTCCAACGAAGAGCTTCACGCCGCCGTGCAGGCGACCGGTGATCCCGTCCTGGGGGTGATCGCGGATCGACCATGGCGACTCCGAGCCGTGCCGGAGTCGACGGTGGTGTACACCGATGACCTGGCGCCGGTGGAACGCCTGATCGACGACATCATCGTGCGCGAGGCGCTCGGCGGCGCACGGGGGCGAGCGCGCTAG
- a CDS encoding DUF3048 domain-containing protein, translating to MSSGTFDGRRSGSAGRLRAARAQGRRSRRAVLRASVGVAAAALAAACGEGVPDPQTTPTPIAPASAEPTAPTTQEATPAAPGTTAPAASETSTAVAPAPTAVRPSGGVATPTAQTQPVTAAPAAIRTAASTASPAVQTPTSTAPSTTAAAPATAAPQPTAVAVARPTAPPTPTPSAAPAPASTPTPAATPTPTPSPHRSPLTGLPISAEALERRVVAVKIDNAPGARPQSGLSQADIVYEHETEGRVTRYTAFFLDSEVDLVGPIRSSRFVDRDLVQQFDALFAHVGASPPVMQDLRASAAADMDQFYFAGDRPYTRLTSRPSPFNVYASLASLREFGASRFSTRRWIEGLEFTKAPQGLGAVRSITIPPGPQTYFQVHYSYDPAIGRWRRSLAGAPDIDAANDEPITVANVVIQHVDIRVTAFIEDSLGNLSLAIPTTGSGPVTVFRDGLRIQGTWERPNAKAVTRFKTARGTPLELRPGHTWVHLLDTDQPVDSG from the coding sequence GTGAGTAGCGGCACGTTCGACGGTCGTCGGTCGGGCAGCGCCGGGCGCCTGCGTGCGGCGCGTGCACAGGGGCGACGCTCACGACGCGCCGTACTGCGCGCCTCGGTTGGCGTAGCGGCGGCGGCCCTGGCCGCGGCGTGCGGCGAAGGCGTTCCGGACCCGCAGACCACGCCCACGCCGATCGCCCCGGCCTCGGCGGAGCCGACGGCGCCGACGACCCAGGAAGCGACTCCAGCCGCACCGGGAACCACGGCTCCGGCCGCGTCGGAGACATCGACAGCGGTGGCGCCGGCGCCAACCGCGGTGCGTCCGTCGGGCGGGGTCGCGACGCCCACGGCCCAGACGCAACCGGTGACGGCCGCTCCCGCGGCGATTCGCACGGCTGCGTCGACGGCATCCCCGGCAGTTCAAACGCCGACGTCAACCGCACCTTCCACCACAGCGGCGGCGCCGGCCACGGCGGCTCCGCAGCCGACGGCCGTTGCCGTCGCGCGGCCAACTGCCCCTCCAACCCCGACGCCGAGTGCGGCCCCGGCGCCTGCTTCGACTCCAACCCCCGCGGCAACTCCCACTCCCACCCCGTCTCCGCATCGGTCGCCCCTAACCGGCCTGCCAATCTCGGCGGAGGCGCTCGAACGTCGCGTGGTCGCGGTCAAGATCGACAACGCCCCCGGGGCCCGTCCCCAGAGCGGCCTGAGCCAGGCAGACATCGTCTACGAGCACGAAACCGAAGGCAGGGTGACCCGCTACACGGCATTCTTCCTCGATAGCGAGGTGGACCTTGTCGGTCCGATTCGCAGCTCGCGATTTGTGGATCGGGACCTCGTCCAACAGTTCGACGCGCTGTTTGCCCACGTCGGCGCGAGCCCGCCGGTCATGCAAGATCTGCGTGCTTCCGCCGCGGCCGACATGGACCAGTTCTACTTCGCCGGGGACCGCCCATACACGCGCCTTACGAGCCGCCCATCGCCGTTTAACGTGTACGCGAGCCTGGCCAGCCTGCGCGAATTCGGCGCCAGCCGGTTTTCGACTCGACGCTGGATTGAAGGTCTGGAATTCACCAAAGCTCCTCAAGGTCTCGGCGCCGTGCGGTCCATCACCATTCCGCCGGGCCCGCAAACCTATTTTCAAGTGCACTACAGCTATGACCCGGCCATCGGACGGTGGCGTCGCTCGCTGGCCGGCGCTCCGGACATCGACGCGGCAAACGATGAGCCGATCACCGTCGCCAACGTGGTGATTCAGCACGTGGATATCCGGGTCACGGCCTTTATCGAGGACTCGCTCGGGAATCTCTCGCTGGCGATTCCCACCACCGGGTCGGGCCCGGTAACCGTGTTTCGCGATGGATTGCGAATCCAGGGCACGTGGGAACGGCCCAATGCCAAGGCGGTCACGCGCTTCAAGACGGCGCGCGGAACCCCGTTGGAGTTGCGCCCCGGCCACACCTGGGTCCACCTGCTCGACACCGACCAGCCCGTCGACAGCGGCTGA
- a CDS encoding C-terminal binding protein, producing MTTERVVLVPEPQHKMLLQHRQVVEEAGGTIRHADLHDTAVRRDALPDATVVVVQGHEMVDADFAAGAALHAVCCWSDGVDTVDLDAATRHGVPVGNVPDLCIDEVADHALMLLLACYRRLGFAYRQIHERLPLSRYDICDAADPWPRLRGLTLGLLAFGNIAQAMALRCQVLGMKVIACDPYIDSSIMREMDVEPVDFDDLLRRSDYLSVHAPLNPSTHHLLDADALSKMKSSAFLINTARGPIVDEAALIAALRAGAIAGAGLDVFEVEPATHDNPLLSMPNVVTTPHHAGESDEMHAFGPEAAMKDVAHVLRGNPPRSIQNPAVLRQGGA from the coding sequence ATGACCACCGAGCGCGTCGTTCTCGTCCCCGAGCCGCAGCACAAGATGCTCTTGCAGCATCGCCAGGTCGTCGAGGAGGCAGGCGGCACGATCCGGCACGCCGACCTGCATGACACCGCGGTTCGCCGCGACGCCCTGCCGGACGCGACCGTCGTCGTGGTGCAGGGACACGAAATGGTCGACGCGGACTTCGCCGCCGGAGCGGCCTTGCATGCCGTGTGCTGCTGGTCGGACGGCGTGGACACGGTGGATCTGGATGCGGCCACGCGGCACGGCGTGCCGGTTGGCAACGTTCCCGACCTCTGCATCGACGAAGTGGCCGACCACGCCCTCATGCTTCTGCTCGCCTGCTACCGGCGGCTCGGCTTCGCCTACCGCCAGATTCACGAGCGCCTGCCCCTCTCGCGCTACGACATTTGCGACGCCGCGGACCCGTGGCCCCGGCTGCGCGGGCTCACCCTGGGCTTGCTTGCGTTCGGCAACATCGCGCAGGCCATGGCGCTGCGGTGCCAGGTGCTGGGCATGAAGGTCATCGCCTGCGATCCCTACATCGATTCCAGCATCATGCGCGAAATGGATGTCGAGCCCGTCGACTTTGACGACCTGCTGCGCCGCTCCGACTACCTTTCCGTCCACGCGCCGCTCAACCCGAGTACGCACCACCTGCTTGACGCGGACGCCCTGTCGAAGATGAAGTCGAGCGCGTTTCTCATCAACACCGCGCGGGGGCCGATCGTCGACGAGGCGGCGCTGATTGCGGCACTCCGGGCCGGAGCAATTGCCGGCGCCGGGCTGGACGTGTTCGAGGTTGAGCCGGCCACCCACGACAACCCGCTGCTCTCGATGCCCAACGTCGTCACCACGCCGCACCACGCCGGCGAGTCCGACGAGATGCACGCCTTCGGTCCGGAGGCGGCCATGAAGGACGTGGCCCACGTGCTGCGCGGCAATCCGCCGCGGTCTATTCAGAACCCGGCCGTCCTTCGTCAAGGCGGCGCCTAG
- a CDS encoding HEPN domain-containing protein — protein sequence MKLHRRYPPDDPREWLNRARSNLSKAANSAPGVYLEDLCFDAQQAAEKAVKALLLARGVDFPYVHDLGLLLTLLEDAGQDVPEAIRQAEKLNPFATATRYPSIAQPVSEQEYEESLGIAEAVVQWAEASL from the coding sequence ATGAAGCTGCATAGGCGATACCCGCCTGACGATCCTCGGGAATGGCTAAACCGCGCCCGCAGCAATCTTTCCAAGGCCGCGAATAGCGCACCGGGTGTCTACCTCGAAGATCTGTGCTTCGATGCCCAGCAGGCGGCCGAGAAGGCAGTCAAGGCTCTGTTGCTCGCGCGGGGCGTCGATTTTCCCTACGTGCATGACCTCGGTCTCTTGCTGACCTTGCTCGAGGATGCTGGCCAAGATGTGCCGGAAGCGATCCGGCAAGCCGAGAAGCTGAACCCATTCGCAACAGCCACCCGGTATCCCAGCATCGCCCAGCCCGTTTCTGAACAGGAGTATGAGGAATCGCTGGGAATCGCGGAAGCGGTGGTTCAATGGGCCGAGGCTAGCCTCTGA
- a CDS encoding nucleotidyltransferase domain-containing protein, with protein MKNQGLDHDTLDEIVRRVVEVAHPERVILFGSAARGEMGRNSDVDLLVVKDADDERDLAARIYRNLRGVRVAVDATVVAPANVERYRDSHALVIKPALREGTVVYEAA; from the coding sequence ATGAAGAATCAGGGGCTTGACCACGACACCCTCGACGAAATCGTGCGGCGTGTGGTCGAGGTCGCCCATCCGGAGAGGGTCATCCTCTTTGGTTCGGCGGCCCGCGGTGAGATGGGGCGCAACAGTGATGTTGATTTGCTGGTGGTCAAGGATGCCGACGACGAGCGCGACCTCGCCGCGCGCATCTACCGAAACCTTCGCGGGGTTCGCGTTGCCGTTGATGCGACAGTCGTCGCTCCGGCGAATGTCGAGCGTTACAGGGACAGCCATGCGCTGGTGATCAAGCCTGCCCTGCGGGAGGGCACCGTGGTCTATGAAGCTGCATAG
- a CDS encoding cyclase family protein: MARRIVDLTQPLAPDGADESFSVREYERPRSGHGVFHRVDMETTVGTHVVTSRRYLASGYSLSEAPIDRFFGEGVVVRLAASNGATEITQMDLDEAAGDRLRRDDIAVLALAPEASGGARLSVFASQWLWDKGVKMLVLDQRIAIGSSPSWNEERTVLTSLFANEIPVVRGATNTDQLSDERFAVMALPMRIEGVEAWPVRVVALDPGEPPSEEPPPTPAPADEAVAAAPDAESGESGAADTSAAAPTDASDAESSNGDEPREEAAVAGAEATATEATATGEAEQAQDSPPAEKQTAEATDVEPVSAEASASDAEGDTAGTEDGDESAPEVTDAKAADEVSDAESESSRQSG; encoded by the coding sequence ATGGCTCGCAGGATCGTCGACCTCACCCAGCCACTTGCTCCCGACGGAGCCGATGAGTCGTTCAGCGTTCGCGAATACGAGCGGCCGCGCAGCGGCCATGGCGTGTTCCATCGGGTTGACATGGAGACCACGGTCGGCACGCACGTGGTCACGTCACGGCGCTATCTGGCGTCAGGCTATTCGCTGTCCGAGGCCCCGATCGACCGATTTTTCGGCGAGGGCGTGGTGGTGCGGCTGGCTGCGTCGAACGGCGCCACCGAGATCACCCAGATGGATTTGGACGAGGCGGCGGGGGATCGCCTGCGCCGCGACGACATTGCGGTCTTGGCGCTGGCGCCCGAGGCCTCCGGCGGCGCCAGGCTCTCGGTCTTTGCCTCGCAGTGGCTATGGGACAAAGGCGTCAAGATGCTGGTGCTTGATCAGCGCATCGCCATCGGCTCGTCTCCGTCGTGGAACGAGGAGCGCACGGTGCTCACGTCGCTGTTCGCCAACGAGATTCCGGTCGTGCGTGGCGCCACGAACACCGACCAGCTCAGCGACGAGCGCTTCGCGGTGATGGCGCTGCCCATGCGAATCGAGGGCGTGGAGGCCTGGCCGGTTCGCGTGGTGGCCCTGGATCCGGGCGAGCCGCCGAGCGAGGAACCGCCGCCAACCCCAGCCCCCGCCGACGAAGCCGTCGCAGCCGCACCGGACGCGGAGTCTGGGGAGTCCGGCGCCGCCGACACGTCAGCCGCGGCGCCGACCGACGCATCGGACGCCGAGAGCTCCAACGGCGACGAGCCGCGCGAAGAGGCGGCAGTCGCCGGGGCGGAGGCGACGGCCACGGAGGCGACGGCCACGGGCGAGGCCGAGCAAGCGCAGGATTCACCGCCTGCCGAGAAGCAAACCGCCGAAGCGACCGATGTCGAGCCCGTGTCGGCGGAGGCGTCGGCCTCGGATGCTGAAGGCGATACCGCCGGTACCGAAGATGGCGACGAATCGGCACCCGAAGTGACCGATGCCAAGGCCGCCGACGAGGTCAGCGACGCGGAATCAGAATCGTCTCGCCAATCTGGATAG
- a CDS encoding LysM domain-containing protein: MDRDVGDGSRAAAPSPADAPEASAASTLVIVVAAVLIVAAVVFIVVADNVLRARGEIPDILQPTAASPAQTPTVTGPRLSVVTPPAANVNLPLPELRVTTVPTPTVVPVRTERPARYIGYIVEPGDTLAGIASRFGFSFEEIAAVNGIDEPWTIQIGETILIPRR; encoded by the coding sequence ATGGATCGCGACGTAGGCGACGGCAGTCGGGCGGCCGCGCCGTCTCCGGCAGACGCTCCCGAAGCCAGCGCGGCAAGCACGCTGGTCATCGTGGTGGCGGCAGTCCTGATCGTGGCTGCGGTGGTGTTCATCGTGGTGGCGGACAACGTGCTGCGCGCTCGCGGTGAGATTCCCGACATCCTGCAGCCAACCGCCGCGTCGCCGGCGCAAACGCCCACCGTGACGGGCCCCAGGCTCTCGGTGGTCACTCCGCCCGCTGCCAACGTCAATCTGCCGCTGCCCGAGCTAAGGGTGACCACGGTGCCGACGCCCACGGTCGTGCCGGTGCGCACAGAGCGCCCCGCGCGCTATATCGGGTACATCGTCGAGCCTGGCGACACGCTGGCCGGTATCGCGAGTCGATTTGGATTTTCATTCGAAGAGATCGCCGCGGTCAACGGGATCGACGAGCCGTGGACTATCCAGATTGGCGAGACGATTCTGATTCCGCGTCGCTGA